From the genome of Triticum aestivum cultivar Chinese Spring chromosome 3B, IWGSC CS RefSeq v2.1, whole genome shotgun sequence, one region includes:
- the LOC123064716 gene encoding protein MAK16 homolog, which produces MSDEVIWHCLRHNHCSFMAKIETGLFCRNPYNATGICNRSSCPLANSRYATIRDHDGIFYLYMKTAERAHLPNKLWERVKLPRNYEKAMDVIEKHLKHWPELLVHKIKQRLTKMTQYRIRMRSLQLKVREKIITVPRKKTQRDLQRLEKAEKAAQLEKSIESELIERLRKGIYGGEIHNVPSKQFDTILDMEKDDLAPEIEEEEEGEIEYVEGADIEMGEMEDMEDFEGFGGEDDDGDEDDGLDETLTKMPKRSASVIRSKIGRKSTKVITEVEQDENRNIRLRMRM; this is translated from the exons ATGAGCGACGAGGTGATATGGCACTGCCTCCGCCACAACCACTGCAGCTTCATGGCCAA GATCGAGACGGGGCTGTTCTGCCGGAACCCCTACAACGCCACGGGCATATGCAACCGGAGCTCCTGCCCGCTCGCCAACAGCCGCTACGCCACCATCCGAGACCACGACG GTATCTTCTACTTATACATGAAAACTGCGGAACGAGCACATCTGCCAAACAAATTATGGGAGAGAGTCAAACTACCCAGGAATTATGAGAAAGCAATGGATGTCATCGAAAAGCATCTC AAACATTGGCCAGAGCTACTTGTGCACAAGATCAAACAGCGCCTGACAAAAATGACTCAGTATCGGATAAGGATGAGGAGTCTTCAACTTAAAGTGAG AGAGAAGATAATAACAGTCCCCAGGAAGAAGACTCAGCGCGATCTCCAAAGATTAGAGAAAGCTGAAAAGGCTGCTCAACTAGAGAAG AGTATTGAAAGTGAACTAATAGAACGTCTGAGGAAAGGTATTTATGGTGGTGAAATTCATAATGTCCCCTCCAAGCAGTTTGATACTATCCTTGACATGGAAAAGGATGATCTGGCTCCTGAGATAGAAGAGGAAGAA GAAGGTGAGATAGAGTATGTTGAAGGTGCTGATATCGAGATGGGTGAAATGGAAGACATGGAAGACTTCGAAGGCTTCGGCGGAGAAGATG atgatggagatgaagatgATGGCCTGGATGAGACATTAACAAAGATGCCCAAGAGATCGGCCTCTGTTATAAGGTCAAAGATTGGTCGTAAGTCTACAAAAGTAATCACCGAG GTGGAACAAGACGAGAACAGGAATATCAGGCTAAGGATGCGGATGTGA